In a genomic window of Punica granatum isolate Tunisia-2019 chromosome 6, ASM765513v2, whole genome shotgun sequence:
- the LOC116209978 gene encoding uncharacterized protein LOC116209978 has translation MEGVSVNVYKGLRGYWARRGYQRLGNGGRATPADSSGRSRRRRRSFRWRRVKVAPRVKLMKLIIRSPKRFLIWLRDAYVKMMMGFATSRVCSAGYGGSVADADMSGFGRGPLKEYDQKMIVEIYKSLMVAQGQLVPQAGVPRSGVVVCRR, from the coding sequence ATGGAGGGCGTCTCCGTTAATGTGTACAAGGGGCTGAGGGGCTACTGGGCCAGGAGGGGCTACCAGCGCCTGGGCAATGGCGGACGGGCCACCCCCGCCGACTCTTCTGGCCGGagccggcggcggcggcggtcCTTCAGGTGGCGGCGCGTGAAGGTGGCCCCGCGCGTCAAGCTCATGAAGCTCATCATCCGGTCCCCCAAGCGGTTCCTCATCTGGCTCCGGGACGCCTACGTGAAGATGATGATGGGGTTCGCCACCTCCCGGGTCTGCAGCGCCGGGTACGGCGGCTCCGTGGCCGACGCCGACATGAGCGGCTTCGGGAGGGGCCCGCTCAAGGAGTATGACCAGAAAATGATCGTCGAGATCTACAAATCACTGATGGTTGCTCAGGGCCAGCTCGTCCCCCAAGCAGGGGTTCCCCGCTCCGGGGTCGTCGTCTGCCGCCGGTGA
- the LOC116209824 gene encoding histone H1-like, whose protein sequence is MARANRAVAHHPPYSELISEAILTLKDRRGSSQQAIAKFIEDKYGAALPSNFRKILSVQLRKLVKSEKLSKIKNSYKVSSGPQRPTPLVTKLKGKRAMKKKEKSKTKIKRLSQVQTPEALKGAEKGMPEKGQNRKLKRLSQIRTPEDLRKTNKKRNLIAGKGKDVTLKN, encoded by the exons ATGGCAAGAGCGAATCGCGCTGTCGCCCATCATCCTCCGTACTCCGAG TTAATAAGCGAGGCGATCCTGACCCTGAAGGACAGGAGGGGATCGAGCCAGCAAGCGATTGCGAAGTTCATCGAGGACAAGTACGGAGCAGCCCTCCCGTCGAATTTCAGGAAAATTCTGTCTGTCCAACTGAGGAAGTTGGTGAAGTCCGAGAAGCTGTCCAAGATCAAAAATTCCTACAAGGTCTCCTCCGGTCCCCAGAGGCCGACCCCCTTGGTCACGAAGCTGAAAGGGAAGAGAgcgatgaagaagaaggagaagagcaAGACGAAGATCAAGCGGTTGAGTCAAGTACAGACTCCAGAGGCTCTGAAGGGAGCCGAGAAGGGGATGCCGGAAAAAGGCCAGAACCGGAAGTTGAAGCGGTTGAGTCAGATTAGGACTCCCGAGGATCTAAGGAAGACCAACAAGAAGAGGAACTTGATTGCCGGGAAAGGAAAGGATGTGACTTTGAAGAATTAG